The genomic stretch TCTCGCTGTTTCGTTCGCCtagtgaaaaagaaaaaaaacagtcaTCATTTCGCATCTTTCATTACAGGTGATAATTTACATGTATCTCCCCTGGATCGTTCTTACAAAGGAAAGATTCTAGCACACTACCCTGACAATATATCAAATAATCCCTTTGATGAACATGCAGTGTGTATGGTGAGTTCATGATGCCTAGATAGAAGTGTAAATAATTATGTCTTTGTCTGTACACAGCACAATAAATAACTTAAGATAATACAATGTTGTtagatgaatatttttattttaaactgtatTTAAAATGAATAGTTGTAATGAGTTGTTGTAATGTATTCTTCATTGATAACATATTTGTGTATTTGACAGCTTTGTTTACCAGCTGGCCTTCAGTTTCGAACACAAAAACATTCACTAGAACCAAAGTTTCATAGCTTTGTAGTAACAAGAGAAAATGCATCCCGATATTATGGATTCAGCCtcatattttatgaagaagttAGGAACAGAAATATTTGCAGTGCCATGCACACATTACAGGTAAATAAGGTCATCTGTGCCTGATTGCTATGAGAAAAAATGTGTCAGAATACTAAAATAAAGTCTTGTCTTTTTAGGCAATGTATATTACAGAGTTATCCAGTGGCCAGACCCCTCCTGGCCACAGAAAAGCATCTGGTAAAGAAAGTTCCAGGTCACTTCCAAGATCATTTAAACTGACACCTCACAGTGGTGCTGCACTCACATATTATGATATAGCCAAAGACAAACTGTATGTTGCCAAAAGTATAGCACTTATATGTCAGTACCCATACGTGAGGGTAGCACAGTTGTTTTTAGAAAATTTATTCAGgtgagttttaattaaatactatacaatatttttcattagAAACTCCCAAGTAAATGTGATAAACTATTAATACCACTTACTAAAATgcaaatatctatactaatattataaggctgaagagtttgtttgtttgaacgcgctaatctcaggaactactggtccgatttgaaaatttctttcagtgttagatatcccatttatcgaggaaggctataggctactttttatcccggtacgggaagtagttcccacgggatgcgggtgaaaccgctggcagaagctagttgattGATATGTATATAACTTTGAGTAGAAATAATTGAGTTAATAAAGTTATGCAACTTGGATTGATGTTTATTTCAAAAGAGGTTTTATTCATCTGTTCCAATTTACAATAGCATAAGATTCacagataacaattttttttagatcTCTCCCAAGGCAGCCCGGCCCTGGACTAAGTCCGGAGTCTTATGTGTATAATTTACTTTATGAAGTACCAGTACCACTTCCCGGTCAAGCTTTACGTCTTTATGTGCCTCCTTCTGAACCTCATTTAGATCCAATTCCTGTTgtaagtataatttttttttttactattgttaAACATTCTTATCTTTTGATGGCTGATGAAAACTTGTGTACATGAACTAGTTGAATCCTGTTTTGAATTGTTTTTGTAATGAAGTTCGGTGTAGCTTAATTTATTGTATAACATtgcttgaataatatttttttttgcataaagtTATTATGTCTATTGTCTGCTCAGATACACAAATGATAGTTGCCTTCTTATAAATGATATTATTTCAGGTGATAAGAATGCCAAATCTCCCTGATGAGTTACCTCTTTTGGACTATCCACTCCGAGCAATGTTCTCTACATTGGGCGTGGAATGTGTTGTGCAGCTTTTCACATGTGTTCTTTTGGAACATCAAGTTTTACTCAGGTCTAGTGGTGAGTATATTATATAAGGCTTCAAACACTAAATTCCAGTTGTAAAGGCTCTTGGCCATTTTCTCCTTTATAAATTGCATAATAAACAGGCCCTCTAATTatgtgttgttattattatattttaaatttttacatGTCCATGAAAATGATCATAATGTTCTTAAATATTGGTTACATATCATTTTTGTGGATGTGTTTCAAGATGCATAAAAAGCCCACAATTAATTGTTTTTCTGTCATAAGTAATGTGTATCTTTGTCCACAGACTACAATAAACTAATGTTAGTGGCAGAATGCATAGTGTCGCTGTTGCTACCGTTTACGTGGGCGCATGTCTATGTGCCAATACTCCCGGCCCCGCTCTACCACTTCCTCGACGCGCCAGTGCCATTCGTCATGGGTATAGTACAATGCACTTTATAATAGAGGTCAATGGGCCACAGACAATTTAATGCTGCTTATCTACTTCATTAAGTAACCCTAATGGCTTTGGATTGAAGGAGTAGTTGTTGCGAAAGATACATTATTAAAAGTACCAGTTAATTACTGTGCTATTTTTATTActccttttaaatattttgacataTTATTCTTTTCCTGTGTATAGGTCTTCATGCTGATAGTGGAGCTATGAATATGGGACCAAATGGTCCTCGGAGCATCGCGCTCGGTTCTGAAGCAGCTCTTTGTTTAGTCGACATTGATAAGCCTGACATACAACTGCCGGAAGAATTGCCCATTTTCCCGCATAGGACTCCCTTCATTGAAGAAATCAATCATGTTTTAGATAAACATCAGGTTAGTTCGCACTCGTAAATCTAGTCGCCCATTTCAGctcgttaaaataaaattaactacttCTACACTACTATGTAATTAGCATTAGTTGGCGTAATTATCATATTATCTGCTTGTCTAAAAATTGGATAAACCAATTAATATAATGTACGCGATAATTTGATAAGATCGTGATAATATTAATTGCTTACTGATGTTCGTTTTTATCAACAGATTCAAAGACCTGAGACCGAGCCAACCAAGCTTGGTGTGCCATTGAATGGAACATCTTATAAGCATATGAGCGATAGTATGAGCAGTAGTTGTACTTTACCCTCAGGTAATAAATGTCTATCTTGCTTATAAAGTTACCTATTATCTTCAGATCATTATGTGCTAGACTAGTAATTATAGCCAGACTGTCTTTGTAAAATACCATCAGCCACAAAATGATATCCGAATAgatatttctatttaaaaattatctGCACTACCTAACAATTTAACTCTGTGAACATATTAGCGTAATCCGTCTAACATCGATACTATTAATAGAATGACCGAtcttaagttttattattaatccTAAAACGGCTTAAGTCTTGAAACTGCGCAAACTGGTCATGCTTGTAATAACAAGATTATGATCTAGCAACTAGCAACTACGTGAGGGATTAACACACGCAAGTAACGTAGAAAACGCGTGACTTTGCCATTACCTCATACCGATGTTATACGCGAAATATATTGCTATGAATTATCATAAGTACATAGCGAAATATTTGTACTTCTCATCGGTATTTCAGAACTggtttaaaaaggttttttagcTCAAGATGTTTTTTGCCCAGCAGATATCAAATACTTGTATAATGCCTTTAAAATGCAATCTGCCAACATACCCATAATCTATGTAAAGAAAGTTACCGAAAATAGTGTTTCATTTCTGTTTCTCTTTTTTTGTCTCTTTTGCTACTTTCTCGTAGCATCTTGGGCATTTTCCCGGTCAATCTCACTTTATATCTAGTTCTAGTTGTTCTAAGGGAAATTATAACATGCTCTCTGATTTGTCTTCAGGTGGTCTTCGTCGAAAGCACTCTTTTCACGACGTGTTAGAATGGGAAGAAAGCCGGCCTTTGAACGCGTCACCCCCGGCGTCGCCTACTCGACGCGCCCCCCTACGAATGGACGCACTGCAGCGAATAGTCGACATTGTTAAACGGAGCGGTAAGATGCATGgtatattgttaaaaatagataaaattgTCCAGCCTGTATAATGTGTACTATAGATAGTCTAGCCTGGGATAGAGGTCTCTTTTCTGGGATATTTATGTCTAGATTTTATAGAATACTTTAGTCAACTGTTGAAATTTTACGCTTTTATAAAGTGTAGGTAATAGTTTTTATATGGTTTCTAAGTACTGCACCATTTCTGACTAGTTATGTCATTGAATAATTATATAAGTATGTTAGCTTATTAGGTATTAATGTTAATACCAGTTGTATCCGCATTGAACTTATTAACATTTTCTACTTGCAGGTGTTAACATAGATGACGTAGATGCAGACACGGTAATGCCCACTACTAAAAAAAAGATTCTCAATGATGAAGAACAGTATAACGAAGACATAAGGTTCAATATCGCTATCAGAGAAACATTCCTCAATAGATTTGTGCACATATTTCTTATGTATGAGAACTTTGTCATTATGCCTGAtcaggtaaataaaaatcatttgacAATTAATTGTCCGCTTTTCATTGATAGTAtatggtaaaaataaatattaaatatttactattttttagGATCGTGAATCATGGCTAACATCCCGCGAGTCAATGGTGAACTTTGACAAAGCATCATTCCTATCGGATCAACCGCAACGCCACAGGCCTTTCCTCTCTCGATTCCTTGAGACTCAAATGTTCGCCACACTTATCGATAACAAGATCATGGGCAACTGGGGCGAATACGATGCCAATCTGCAAGTCTTCGAACATAGGATCAAGACTGTCAGGTAATATAAATGACGAGTATAGAGAACCACATTAACGACACTAGTAATGGAaatatttatcgataaataaaaaaggaGTGTCTTTAATGTGGTTCTGCCCTATGACATTAGCATGTCAACTGGGTTTAGCATGGACAATGGGAAAAATATTCAGATTTGAATGAAATTCGGTGCACCGATCGACACGCAACTGCATACTAACGTCAAGCTACATGGGATAATAACGAGCAATATACAATAGAAATGTTTGTCTAACCCAAATCACTTACGGCATTTATAATTTAAGGCCTTGCAGTTTTTTAGCATGTAGTGAAAATTCGGTAGAACTTTGGAAAGTAGTTCTAGTGCTAGGTTTTGTTAACACCTAAATTGCCGAACGCGGGTCTTGTAAGCGCGAACCGTGAGCCTAAATAACTGGCATCATCAGAGATGACGCCCAAATAAGCGTACTTACGCGcgacagatttttttaaaatgtgtgaACCGTGAGTGTTTTCGCGGAGTCCACCATTACACCGTtcgacaaaataaaagaaaaatgacATAAATTAGAAGAGATAAATGGAAGAGATGAATAAATCTCTCTCCCGTATAGTACTGCTGAGAGCGAATATCTATTACATAAGTTCATGAAGTTATTAGTTCTGCAGCTGGCGTAGTCAGAAGGTGATATAGTCCGCGGGAGTAGTTGTGGTCGGTGCGCCGGCGACAGCGTGACGCGTGTGTGTTGCAGGCGGCGCACGGGCGAGATGGGCGCGCGCGGCTACTGCGTGtgggcgggcgcgggcgcgggcgcggcgccggccGCCTCGCTGGAGGTGGGCGCGCCGGCCGAGCGCCTGCCGCACCGCGCCGCCTACTACCGCGCCTTCCCCGCGCGCCTCGacgccgccgcgctcgcgcgcccgcccgcgcccgacgccaggtgcgCCCCGACCGACCGCCCGACCCAGGCCTAGCCCCGATGCGATCCGGCACTAGCACTCAACAcatattccaaattcaaattagcCATATAAATCATCACGTTCTGAACGCCAAAACCATAGACAGACCATACGACCACCCACTTTTTCTTCAATGATTAAAAAGTCGACATTTCATACGTTCGTGCTAGGCCGTGTATACCTCGGATCGCAACGGGCTCGCTTCGTGTAGTTTCGTCCCGCGTCGCTGCCCATATTGTATTGTCCGGAGTTTAGTTGATGAAGCCTATACTAGCCGCTTTGTTCAACTAACCGTCTTCAAACTTGTTTGTATGGCTGCCGTGACTTGCATGTTGCCCCTACACTATAAGCACCgagataacaattttaattaaataattgaatcataaatattagtattatttttaatagccCTATGACATAATggtagaattaattaaaattgttaacttGGTGATTGATTTTTGGTCATGTGTTCTGTTTTTAAGAGCGACCTTAAGTCTATCGTGACAAACTTGCTTTATATGGCAGCATGCGACTGTATAAGCCtgataatgtatgttattagtCAATTAACACTACCATGTAGTGCGTGTAATGTATCTGTGGCTTCAGAAAATATTATCGCTTCCATAATGTACAAACAACTACCAAAACGAATACTACTTGGTATGTTAATGAATCTCAAGCGCTTATGTACCTATATCACGACAGCATAATTATCAGAAAAGTTTTATACAAACTGTGATACGCGTTATTGTTTTGGAAGAAAgctttttaattattactattattctcagtatttaatactaaaacattttctaaaagtttttttttttaataaaataccaaactTTTTACATTACAGTTTACCAACATGGTTTTGGTTAAAGTTTATTagaataaattatgttcaaagcAAATTTCGCCAGTTAAAcagtttaatataattattgtttcttaTTTGAAACAAATTACTAAATATACTTCATGTATATGGTATTAAGCAAATCTTTATactttttgatgtttatttcTCGTACAGTTGTACTAACATATTTATTCCATAACGGAATCcttttaatatatttgtttaatgcAGTCCCagttaaaagtaattaaactaAACTTAATGCTCATTTCAAAAGTTCTAGTTAGTTCAAAAGCAAGTCTAGGCAActcagttttttattattacttcgAATTCCTAAATAAAGGGTTATTACTTTAAACGAGTGAGTTTTTGGCGACgttaatctgaaaaaaaaaactcagaaATGAGTTTAAATAGATTGGAACTAAACAAAGTTgtccaaattattaaataaaaaataatgcgaTCAACTAAtccaaaactgaaaaatattcagtttttgCATATATTAAACAGCTTATGCAACTTAACtgtttaatctatactaatattataaagaggaaaactttttttggttgtaatgaataggctcaaaaacaactggaccgtttttaaaaattctttcaccattcgaaagctacattatccacgagtaacataggctatattttatcccggtacgggcagtagttaccacggggcgcgggtaaaaccgcgggaaaacggctagtaatatattattaacCTAAAGATTGATGGTGCTACAAAACGTAGGAAATAATCTATTTCCCTTTACTATTCGTAGGGAAGTTATACTCAATTAGATATTTGAAGTGATGTTTTTTGAGattttaggtaataattttatcATAGTTTTATGTATGTAAAGATTAACGCAGTCAAAAGCTCAGCTCACGATAAAAGCCTTTAAAGCTCAGTGTATTATGAcgaattttaatgtaattaggtaatttaatttgttatgacTTATAAGATCGTAATCCGAATTAATTTATCGTTACTAGTATGGTAACAATTCATTAAGTAATCATTGAAATGGTTAGGTTTTGAAAGGCTTTAATATTCTATTTAGATGATTTATAAACTCCGTTATCGGTAGTCTTTAACACTTTTATTGAGATAAGTTATAACTTTATTATCTGTAACTACATACATTTCCATATTGTGACAAACGCGCGCGGATGTCACGAGCCGCCTCTTTCCCAAGGGTAGCTTAATTAAGTCGTAGGTCATGTCGAAGCCTTTCAAAATCTGACCTAAGACATATTATTAATTCTGAATGTTGTGATAGTCAATGTTTTGTACTTCAAGTGCATGATTTGTTTATATTGCATGCAGTATCAAATACCTTCatgtaataatttatatgtGATTCTATATGTTTTATAGTGATACTcgaaagatatatttttgtccgattctatttattaattaaattatttttgtttcgtttttctgtcttaactttttattttacatagttatactgttatgaaaatattttgtagttaattTACGTTGACAGATCTTCCCATAATAAGGTAACTCCATAATGCaatctaatgttttttttaatgtaggctttatgtatgtaaataaggatatattaaaataaagttatttatatttaatgctACGTATTTTGAATGTTCGTTAACCTGTTCCTTTAGTTATTTGCTGAATGACTTGTACCCTTATCTTGTGGCAACAATGTGCGCTAGTTGTATTCTGTATTGCTGTAATATTAATGCATTATATACTGTATctttatataacaaattatagGCCATATATATCCATGAAACAATATCATGCATATTGCATGCATATGTGGAATATTGTGTTGTCTGCATGTAACCCGCGCTACTACTAAAACTATACCGTGGAAAAATCACATCCCAACCTAATTGCTTTTTGCTATGCCAGCTTTAAATGttatatgtaattattattattttctaaatattttacgtTACACTGTTTTACCTTTCAGGACTAACAGTCTTAAACGTATAAAGAACGCGAAATGGCAAGTGAAGGATGTTCCACCGGAGTTGTTATTGGGCGACATTAGTAGGAGACTGTCTACAGAGGTTACGCCCGCGGCTATTGCTCAGAACAATAGAGCGTTTGTTGAGAAACTTCTCAAGGTATGAACCATTTACTGTACTATACCTACAGTTTTTGTTGTCCCTTGTATATTTATtgaaactttaatattatatccTAGGAATGCAAAAGCAAAACGAAAAGGATGCTTCTAGAGAAGATGGGCACAGAAGAATCGGATCTAGGGTTAGGATGCGAGGTTTCCATAACAGGTGTAGAAGAGAGCACCATGATAGCTTCACTCTGCGATCTTCTAGAAAGGCTATGGTCTCACGGTTTGCAACATAAGATGGGGAAGTCGGCGCTTTGGATGCATCTAACAAACTACCAAGAGTTGGAGCAATGCAGCAATTCTACTAAACCCATTGATCCCAACTATCTTACTCCCGGTAAGCTGACTTTAATGTCGCTATATAATGACTGTTATTTGTTAAATGTGCAgacacataaataaatgtacatcAACTCCATACCAATATTCCGTTGGTCCATTCTTCCACGTATCTTATTCGACTTaggtatataattaaaataatgacgaCCAAACATAACGTTACATAATTATATGCTTTTATAAATTAACTTAGGTTAGTTATTTGTAATGTAGTTAACAACAATTATTCGTTGTTACTGTCAAGCTGGATGTAACTACAAAATATCAATGTGTGAGATGTTATGAATTGTCTATGTTATCAATCATTATCATTGTATTGCTTTGGAACATGCAGCTTTGGCTTGGTGTGTATTGCGCAAAAGGCTCGACTGTAAGTATTGTCTACTTAATTGCAAATTAAAATCCTTCACGATAAAGAAATCAGTTAATTAATTCTCACTAATCAAATTCAGATTTATCATCGGTGGGTGCCGAGGTAGAGGCTCACCAGAGCACAAGTTCAGGAAGTCGTTCCCGGGATAGTTCCCGTGGCGGGTCACGGGATAGCTCGCGGGATCGTCTCAGCAACTCCGGGACCTTGGAGAGGAAATCTACTCAACCCGCCAACCCTTTACGCCCTCTTCCAGAAAGCCTTACATTTGACATGAGGTcagtcaaaaataattatacttaaCCGATTTCCTAGAAAGGAGGAGATtctgaataggcatgatgacagtaatcaaaaatcattatataaaataatacatttattaaattaaacttgaagcttggaatataaaacgcgcattgttttctttattaataatgtgattaatatgtatttttataaaataaaattacgaaataaggcaatccgccatgatatcttgaacaccaatcagagctcgtgacgtcatttctcaaaacaactcgcgcgaaagcgcgcgaacgtcacatttcgttattgtgaacttccactgcgatctttgtttttatttaattaattgtgtataacacgagttatggagcccggatttatcaaggcaaacagcgctaatttgcctagaattgatatcataatgctgggagagtttttggcatcaaataaagatttttgttcagctgaatttagaaatgttaaaacttccatgtaagtatactagtttaattaaaaaaaacttccatgtaagtgtattagtttaattaaaaaaacttctatgttagaatctagagaactatgtaataacttacatcaaagtgatcttcacaaaaataaagttgtaccctgggcaatattgcttttgaatctcaccttgcaagtttaagccacttgtttcgtatttttttattgtgaggaacgtacacaaataacttatcaggagttgttttggatgtgttcttacactgggggaccccacaacacctatgcactttcgaattcatatttaataacacaaaaaacttaattattgcacgagcgttgtttacttgcgtcttgtaatttcagtcgtgacgtcacaagtgacgacatgacactgacaagcgttttcgcgccggattcaaagtggacagagaaaaatgcaattatttgataaaaaaaacttcgcattttcttaaaattaataatttttcatataaaatagacgtatacctacatcatacaaaggtatttaaaaatttgtcatcatgcctattagtctttatgattaaaaaaaatgtttcattcgctcagtttcaaacaaaatatttttattgttacagaAACGTGCAAGCAATGACAGATATTAAAACAGAAATAGGCTACGCTCGCGCTTGGGTCCGTTTATCATTAGAGAAAAAGTTACTATCGAAACATCTTCGAGAACTTCTGGCTGATACTACATTGTTAAGGTCTCAATATAAACGGACTGCTTTCCTTCGCTGCGAAGAGGAAAGGGAACAATTTCTTTATCACCTGCTCACTTTGAATGCGGTCGATTATTTCTGCTTTACCAACACTTATCCTACTACCAGTAAGTACATTAAACCCTATTTTTTATAGACCACTAATGCTTCAAATATGCATATTAACACTCGTTCTAATAGGTAGTGATTAACtaataaatgtgtttttcaGAATTGCCATATCGAGTCCTCATAGTGCCATCACGCAAAGCCAGTCAGACCACCGCCAACTGTTGGATCTCAATATCTGGAGCGAATGGTGAATCTACACCGAAAATACCTATACCGCGTAACACTAACGAATTCGTTTTTCACGTAAGTTTACTGAAAAAGTTCATATAATGTAATTGTACCCTTAAAAGCAAGGTTTTGATAAttgtaattcatatttttgttatttagcaTAAGAACTTGGGCATTCTGTCCACGCTACGCATCGGACACGACAACTCTGGACTATCGCCTCGATGGCTACTCGATCAAGTTTATGTGAGGAATGAAGTGACTGGACATACCTACACGTAAGTTCCAATTCATAATACAAAATtaccagtggcggatttaccaataggccaagtaggccagtgcctagagcggcagatttagaggggcggcaaattttgcgaatttttttacagtttttttttataattatacgagtacacaatccatatataaataaacgattaataaactcactgtaatatatgcttaggtttatgtgatcatgaattttaaaatattccaatagcgtttcaataaaaataaattgaaaaatccgctcgcttcgctcgcggtttcttcatcttttctggtttattctgcgctctttgagtccaatctaacaaaaagttaaagcaccgaagtagcaaaaacaactgacgctctacgctgacgatttctaagctgttcaggaggtggaggacttttgtgtcccaaataatttcgcttttgtgtcctcaaaactcaaaaaatttggcgctcgctacgctcgcgactttttcactttaggccggttttataaactcgttttggtactttactgttctaaatcttaaaaattttgcgctcgctgcgctcgcggcttttttacttgacactggtttctataaaactagttagcgctttataactttgcagtggtatgactccggtttctttatgttaaacctagcaaaaagcaccatgaatgatttctacacaatttttaagtacttcaattacaattttagtccgtgattatattgtgtcgtttttttgggggggtgccacccgatgggtgcgcctctgatatagtacctacccgaacgaatgaaccgattttaatttagtattttttttgtattacaggtgttttacgggcgagtttcatgaaaatcaattgagccgtttaaaagttacagagtagggcatgcaatatcggtaaaataaaaattaccggtaaaaattcggtaaataaaatatttttaccggtaaaccggtaaaacggtaatttttgtatttttttaaaatgtgatattatatcaataagattgggtagtctaaaagcaaaaaataatttaaaatacaaggtggtaaacattttttgtgacgtgggccgtaacaaaaaaacatgtcagtaccatccgtacgcaaTGTCGCCGACAAagtgcaagagaaacggctgcgatggttcggccATGTAAAAAGAAGATCACCtaaatacatcgccaatgttgtgtactcaatctcaataggtatacccggtcaaaggcgcagaggcaggccgaaacggtgctggttgagtgtcgtaatgaatgacatgaaaatcttcgaactcgaagaggaagatgtcctggatagattgaagtgaaagaagaagatacggaaagcggaccccgtcacaagacgggataaacgctaagaattaccgtgaaaaaaaaaacatttttttcattgaagtgaaagcccttttttatggtaaatcgtaggcattttatggaccagggtcgcggtaactgtttcgaacaatcccgcagccccggcaggccttgaccctgcgcgtggaacaactcgggcc from Helicoverpa zea isolate HzStark_Cry1AcR chromosome 8, ilHelZeax1.1, whole genome shotgun sequence encodes the following:
- the LOC124632246 gene encoding DENN domain-containing protein 5B isoform X1, translated to MSVSDLSVGCRFADYFAICGLDFDSGLEPDRLCGDNLHVSPLDRSYKGKILAHYPDNISNNPFDEHAVCMLCLPAGLQFRTQKHSLEPKFHSFVVTRENASRYYGFSLIFYEEVRNRNICSAMHTLQAMYITELSSGQTPPGHRKASGKESSRSLPRSFKLTPHSGAALTYYDIAKDKLYVAKSIALICQYPYVRVAQLFLENLFRSLPRQPGPGLSPESYVYNLLYEVPVPLPGQALRLYVPPSEPHLDPIPVVIRMPNLPDELPLLDYPLRAMFSTLGVECVVQLFTCVLLEHQVLLRSSDYNKLMLVAECIVSLLLPFTWAHVYVPILPAPLYHFLDAPVPFVMGLHADSGAMNMGPNGPRSIALGSEAALCLVDIDKPDIQLPEELPIFPHRTPFIEEINHVLDKHQIQRPETEPTKLGVPLNGTSYKHMSDSMSSSCTLPSGGLRRKHSFHDVLEWEESRPLNASPPASPTRRAPLRMDALQRIVDIVKRSGVNIDDVDADTVMPTTKKKILNDEEQYNEDIRFNIAIRETFLNRFVHIFLMYENFVIMPDQDRESWLTSRESMVNFDKASFLSDQPQRHRPFLSRFLETQMFATLIDNKIMGNWGEYDANLQVFEHRIKTVRRRTGEMGARGYCVWAGAGAGAAPAASLEVGAPAERLPHRAAYYRAFPARLDAAALARPPAPDARTNSLKRIKNAKWQVKDVPPELLLGDISRRLSTEVTPAAIAQNNRAFVEKLLKECKSKTKRMLLEKMGTEESDLGLGCEVSITGVEESTMIASLCDLLERLWSHGLQHKMGKSALWMHLTNYQELEQCSNSTKPIDPNYLTPDLSSVGAEVEAHQSTSSGSRSRDSSRGGSRDSSRDRLSNSGTLERKSTQPANPLRPLPESLTFDMRNVQAMTDIKTEIGYARAWVRLSLEKKLLSKHLRELLADTTLLRSQYKRTAFLRCEEEREQFLYHLLTLNAVDYFCFTNTYPTTKLPYRVLIVPSRKASQTTANCWISISGANGESTPKIPIPRNTNEFVFHHKNLGILSTLRIGHDNSGLSPRWLLDQVYVRNEVTGHTYTFPCNRWLGSGVDDGSTERLLVAARMRSGATPRSPAPPPPAPPTPTTTHLSTSTIQHMIGDCVNAIVKWHYQSKRDKDANSLSVLLCGENGLVKCLEQAFLCGFKSVRLFGKNLFIWDYFAKVKDEFKMSLCDEPTTQNNKSCGMAYNCRQDQEHRAIWRCYCHLMDEINSVGRTLGKDGKFQLFICLSLREHWLHRMLVPMSMTRVTVEMYEEQSFLRKRGLLTFLRQILEPLDEFDIVLENSLTQGI
- the LOC124632246 gene encoding DENN domain-containing protein 5B isoform X2, whose protein sequence is MSVSDLSVGCRFADYFAICGLDFDSGLEPDRLCGDNLHVSPLDRSYKGKILAHYPDNISNNPFDEHAVCMLCLPAGLQFRTQKHSLEPKFHSFVVTRENASRYYGFSLIFYEEVRNRNICSAMHTLQAMYITELSSGQTPPGHRKASGKESSRSLPRSFKLTPHSGAALTYYDIAKDKLYVAKSIALICQYPYVRVAQLFLENLFRSLPRQPGPGLSPESYVYNLLYEVPVPLPGQALRLYVPPSEPHLDPIPVVIRMPNLPDELPLLDYPLRAMFSTLGVECVVQLFTCVLLEHQVLLRSSDYNKLMLVAECIVSLLLPFTWAHVYVPILPAPLYHFLDAPVPFVMGLHADSGAMNMGPNGPRSIALGSEAALCLVDIDKPDIQLPEELPIFPHRTPFIEEINHVLDKHQIQRPETEPTKLGVPLNGTSYKHMSDSMSSSCTLPSGGLRRKHSFHDVLEWEESRPLNASPPASPTRRAPLRMDALQRIVDIVKRSGVNIDDVDADTVMPTTKKKILNDEEQYNEDIRFNIAIRETFLNRFVHIFLMYENFVIMPDQDRESWLTSRESMVNFDKASFLSDQPQRHRPFLSRFLETQMFATLIDNKIMGNWGEYDANLQVFEHRIKTVRTNSLKRIKNAKWQVKDVPPELLLGDISRRLSTEVTPAAIAQNNRAFVEKLLKECKSKTKRMLLEKMGTEESDLGLGCEVSITGVEESTMIASLCDLLERLWSHGLQHKMGKSALWMHLTNYQELEQCSNSTKPIDPNYLTPDLSSVGAEVEAHQSTSSGSRSRDSSRGGSRDSSRDRLSNSGTLERKSTQPANPLRPLPESLTFDMRNVQAMTDIKTEIGYARAWVRLSLEKKLLSKHLRELLADTTLLRSQYKRTAFLRCEEEREQFLYHLLTLNAVDYFCFTNTYPTTKLPYRVLIVPSRKASQTTANCWISISGANGESTPKIPIPRNTNEFVFHHKNLGILSTLRIGHDNSGLSPRWLLDQVYVRNEVTGHTYTFPCNRWLGSGVDDGSTERLLVAARMRSGATPRSPAPPPPAPPTPTTTHLSTSTIQHMIGDCVNAIVKWHYQSKRDKDANSLSVLLCGENGLVKCLEQAFLCGFKSVRLFGKNLFIWDYFAKVKDEFKMSLCDEPTTQNNKSCGMAYNCRQDQEHRAIWRCYCHLMDEINSVGRTLGKDGKFQLFICLSLREHWLHRMLVPMSMTRVTVEMYEEQSFLRKRGLLTFLRQILEPLDEFDIVLENSLTQGI